One window of the Camarhynchus parvulus chromosome 2, STF_HiC, whole genome shotgun sequence genome contains the following:
- the FOXF2 gene encoding forkhead box protein F2 yields the protein MTTESGQQRLEPPVPLRSCSPAPGALQMSRPPSSALETSTSSSSTSTSSSSSSAAAASSKSKKASSGLRRPEKPPYSYIALIVMAIQSSPSKRLTLSEIYQFLQARFPFFRGSYQGWKNSVRHNLSLNECFIKLPRALGRPGKGHYWTIDPASEFMFEEGSFRRRPRGFRRKCQALKPMYRMMNGLGFGASILPQGFDFQAPPASLACHSNGYNLDMMPNAMASGYEGLSGGHHVPHMSPNPGSTYMASCPVTANGDYGPDSSSSPVPSSPAMASAIECHSPYTSPSAHWTASGASPYIKQQGLPAANAASSGIHSSVPSYSLEQGYLHQSPRDDLSVGLPRYQHHPSPVCDRKDFVLNFNGISSFHPSASGSYYHHHHHQSVCQDIKPCVM from the exons ATGACCACCGAGAGCGGGCAGCAGCGGCTGGAGCCCCCCGTCCCTCTCCGCTCCTGCAGCCCGGCTCCCGGAGCTCTCCAGATGAGCCGGCCGCCCTCCTCCGCCCTGGAGACctccacctcctcttcctccacctccacctcctcctcctcctcctcggcggcggcggcgtcCTCCAAGAGCAAGAAGGCCAGCTCGGGGCTGCGGCGGCCCGAGAAGCCCCCCTACTCCTACATCGCCCTCATCGTCATGGCCATCCAGAGCTCGCCCTCCAAGCGCCTAACCCTCAGCGAGATCTACCAGTTCCTGCAGGCCCGCTTCCCCTTCTTTCGCGGCTCCTACCAGGGCTGGAAGAACTCCGTGCGCCACAACCTCTCCCTCAACGAGTGCTTCATCAAGCTGCCCAGGGCCTTGGGCCGCCCGGGCAAGGGCCACTACTGGACCATCGACCCGGCCAGCGAGTTCATGTTCGAGGAGGGCTCCTTCCGACGGCGGCCCCGCGGCTTCAGGAGGAAATGCCAGGCGCTGAAGCCCATGTACCGCATGATGAACGGGCTGGGCTTCGGCGCCTCCATCCTCCCGCAGGGCTTCGACTTCCAGGCGCCCCCCGCCTCCCTCGCCTGCCACTCCAACGGCTACAACCTGGACATGATGCCCAACGCCATGGCCAGCGGCTACGAGGGACTCAGCGGCGGCCACCACGTCCCGCACATGTCTCCCAACCCCGGCTCGACCTACATGGCCAGCTGCCCGGTGACTGCCAACGGGGACTACGGCCCCGACAGCAGCAGTAGCCCCGTGCCCTCCTCGCCGGCCATGGCGAGCGCCATCGAGTGCCACTCGCCTTACACGAGCCCTTCGGCTCACTGGACAGCCTCGGGGGCCTCGCCCTACATAAAGCAGCAGGGCCTCCCCGCCGCCAACGCCGCCTCCTCCGGCATCCACTCCAGCGTGCCCTCCTactccctggagcagggatacCTGCACCAGAGCCCCCGCGACGACCTCTCAG TGGGACTGCCTCGCTACCAGCATCATCCCTCCCCGGTGTGTGACAGGAAAGATTTTGTCCTCAATTTTAATGGCATTTCTTCGTTTCACCCGTCCGCTAGTGGATCTTACtaccaccatcaccaccaccaaaGCGTCTGTCAAGACATCAAGCCCTGCGTGATGTGA